A genome region from Cucumis sativus cultivar 9930 chromosome 4, Cucumber_9930_V3, whole genome shotgun sequence includes the following:
- the LOC101203179 gene encoding ethylene-responsive transcription factor ERN1 → MEIDFQSPEIHRGATASIIKSTKFKGRNRSNNNGNKFVGVRQRPSGRWVAEIKDTTKKIRMWLGTFETAEEAARAYDEAACLLRGSNTRTNFIPQISTNSPIASRIRSLLNTKKTVNRKPPEKPTTSAAVSAGSAVVDPSIKDDGLFEGAYKPDMTNCLEEREVSSCDSCCSESCELGVSLAENGTVSSEELELCAFERMKVERQISASLYAINGVQEYMEAVHEASEPIWDLPPLCSLFC, encoded by the coding sequence ATGGAAATTGACTTCCAGTCGCCGGAGATCCACCGCGGAGCCACCGCCTCCATaataaaatcaaccaaattcAAAGGCAGAAACAGAAGTAACAATAATGGCAACAAGTTCGTCGGAGTCCGGCAACGGCCGTCCGGCAGATGGGTAGCGGAAATCAAAGACACAACGAAGAAAATTCGAATGTGGCTCGGAACTTTCGAGACCGCCGAAGAAGCCGCCCGTGCTTACGATGAAGCCGCTTGTCTTCTTCGAGGTTCGAACACAAGAACCAATTTCATTCctcaaatctcaacaaattCCCCAATCGCTTCTCGGATTCGTTCTCTCTTAAACACCAAAAAAACCGTAAATCGAAAACCCCCGGAAAAACCCACCACCTCCGCCGCCGTCTCTGCCGGTTCCGCCGTCGTGGACCCGTCAATTAAAGACGATGGATTGTTCGAGGGAGCGTATAAACCGGATATGACTAATTGTTTGGAAGAAAGAGAGGTGAGTTCTTGTGATTCGTGTTGCTCTGAATCTTGTGAATTGGGGGTTTCATTGGCGGAGAATGGGACAGTGAGTTCAGAGGAATTGGAGTTGTGTGCTTTTGAGAGAATGAAAGTTGAGAGACAAATTTCAGCCTCTTTGTATGCTATTAATGGAGTTCAAGAGTATATGGAGGCTGTTCATGAAGCTTCTGAACCCATTTGGGATCTTCCACCACTCTGTTCTTTGTTCTGTTGa